One window from the genome of Bdellovibrio sp. NC01 encodes:
- a CDS encoding DUF1513 domain-containing protein — MKNTMNRRELLVLLGGLSTAVLWNQPLARAAQELENKAFANDLLKRGFVIGDGRKEKGVDKVYASVRVDLPGNIFLGNFAGTEFKKFETTFLTHQIIQNPVNKDQLIAIQKWGKNALDIKVRSASVTPLVLPKNTVFFGHGVFTPDAKHFLVSAMDYDSGHGCLLVYESSSLKCVDRISTYGMNPHELQLSHDGKNYMVMNSGVPKYQVDRYAKSKVTLQTNFTKIDVASGKLVSQVELLHGSKGYAHFFNIDDKNILALGLSLDDPNSVQTPSALALIEGEKVTDLMVDSAIKDCIGEALSARVMPGGKEALVTFPESDKVAVIDIEKKKVTKTLSMTLPRAVIQTPEPTLLLLSQSASGLPFLAYSSKTKDFVDLKKVFDNPKKELHNWAGRGPHGTEINWPFIA, encoded by the coding sequence ATGAAAAACACAATGAACCGTCGTGAGCTTCTTGTACTTCTTGGTGGCCTCTCAACTGCTGTTCTGTGGAATCAGCCTCTAGCAAGGGCCGCCCAGGAATTGGAAAATAAGGCCTTTGCAAATGATCTCCTTAAGCGTGGCTTCGTGATCGGTGACGGTCGCAAAGAAAAAGGCGTCGACAAAGTCTATGCCTCGGTTCGCGTGGATTTACCTGGCAATATCTTTCTTGGCAACTTTGCTGGCACTGAATTTAAAAAATTCGAAACAACTTTCCTTACCCATCAGATCATTCAGAATCCTGTGAATAAAGATCAGCTGATTGCCATTCAAAAATGGGGTAAGAACGCACTCGATATCAAAGTTAGATCTGCCTCAGTGACTCCCCTTGTTCTTCCTAAAAACACGGTGTTCTTTGGGCATGGAGTTTTCACTCCTGATGCAAAACATTTTTTAGTCAGCGCGATGGATTACGATTCGGGACACGGTTGTTTGTTGGTATATGAATCTTCGAGCTTAAAGTGTGTTGATCGCATCAGCACTTACGGAATGAATCCGCACGAGTTGCAACTATCCCACGATGGCAAAAACTATATGGTGATGAATTCGGGCGTCCCAAAATATCAAGTGGATCGCTACGCGAAAAGCAAAGTGACGTTGCAGACAAACTTCACAAAGATCGATGTAGCGTCTGGCAAACTTGTGTCGCAAGTTGAATTGCTTCACGGTTCCAAAGGCTATGCGCACTTTTTTAATATCGACGATAAAAATATTCTGGCACTTGGTTTAAGTTTAGATGATCCAAATTCAGTGCAAACCCCTTCGGCGCTAGCGTTGATCGAGGGCGAAAAGGTCACGGATCTGATGGTCGATTCAGCAATCAAAGACTGCATTGGCGAAGCTCTCAGTGCGCGTGTCATGCCTGGTGGTAAAGAAGCGCTAGTTACTTTCCCCGAATCTGATAAGGTGGCTGTGATCGACATCGAGAAAAAGAAAGTTACTAAAACACTTTCTATGACTTTGCCACGCGCTGTGATTCAAACCCCAGAGCCGACGCTTCTGCTTTTATCACAAAGCGCCAGTGGACTGCCATTTCTGGCGTACTCAAGTAAAACGAAAGACTTTGTTGATCTAAAAAAAGTTTTTGATAATCCAAAAAAGGAATTACACAACTGGGCGGGGCGTGGGCCTCACGGCACAGAAATTAACTGGCCATTCATTGCTTAG